A region of Peromyscus eremicus chromosome 17, PerEre_H2_v1, whole genome shotgun sequence DNA encodes the following proteins:
- the Nr2c2ap gene encoding nuclear receptor 2C2-associated protein isoform X2: MSQSLVCPETVSRVSSVLHRNSRQFGKKHLFDQDEETCWNSDQGPSQWVTLEFPQRVHVTQLQVQFQGGFSSRHSCLEGSKGGGTLSKIVDLYPEDSNALQTFSIPTVEVDQLKLTFEDTTDFFGRVVIYHLRVLGEKAV, from the exons ATGAGCCAGTCTTTGGTTTGCCCCGAGACCGTGAGCAG GGTGAGTTCTGTGCTTCATCGCAACAGCCGGCAGTTTGGGAAGAAACATCTTTTTGACCAGGATGAGGAGACGTGCTGGAACTCTGACCAG GGCCCCTCCCAGTGGGTGACACTCGAGTTTCCCCAGCGTGTTCACGTCACACAGCTGCAGGTGCAGTTCCAGGGCGGCTTCTCCAGTCGCCACAGCTGCTTGGAAG GTTCAAAGGGCGGGGGCACCCTCAGCAAGATTGTGGACCTCTACCCTGAGGACAGCAATGCTCTTCAA accttctccatcCCCACTGTGGAGGTGGATCAGCTGAAGTTGACCTTTGAGGACACCACCGACTTTTTTGGCCGTGTGGTCATCTACCACCTGCGGGTGCTGGGTGAGAAAGCAGTGTGA
- the Nr2c2ap gene encoding nuclear receptor 2C2-associated protein isoform X1: protein MSQSLVCPETVSRVSSVLHRNSRQFGKKHLFDQDEETCWNSDQGPSQWVTLEFPQRVHVTQLQVQFQGGFSSRHSCLEGSKGGGTLSKIVDLYPEDSNALQLLHPHCGGGSAEVDL from the exons ATGAGCCAGTCTTTGGTTTGCCCCGAGACCGTGAGCAG GGTGAGTTCTGTGCTTCATCGCAACAGCCGGCAGTTTGGGAAGAAACATCTTTTTGACCAGGATGAGGAGACGTGCTGGAACTCTGACCAG GGCCCCTCCCAGTGGGTGACACTCGAGTTTCCCCAGCGTGTTCACGTCACACAGCTGCAGGTGCAGTTCCAGGGCGGCTTCTCCAGTCGCCACAGCTGCTTGGAAG GTTCAAAGGGCGGGGGCACCCTCAGCAAGATTGTGGACCTCTACCCTGAGGACAGCAATGCTCTTCAA cttctccatcCCCACTGTGGAGGTGGATCAGCTGAAGTTGACCTTTGA